In the genome of Impatiens glandulifera unplaced genomic scaffold, dImpGla2.1, whole genome shotgun sequence, one region contains:
- the LOC124917142 gene encoding NADH-ubiquinone oxidoreductase chain 4-like, whose protein sequence is MLEHFLECYSDLSGPILCPVLGSITPLFIPNSRIRPIRLIGLCASLITFLYSLVLRIQFDPSTAKSQFVESLRWLPYENINLDLGIDGISLFFVILTTFLIPICILVGWSGMRSYGKEYITAFLIREFLMIAVFRMLDLLLFYVLLESVPIPMLCGAEHLLFAGIRLFLCRGLVQ, encoded by the coding sequence ATGTTAGAACATTTCTTAGAATGCTATTCTGATCTAAGTGGTCCTATTCTATGTCCCGTGCTAGGAAGCATTACTCCTCTTTTCATTCCAAATTCAAGAATACGACCGATACGATTAATTGGTCTGTGCGCCTCTCTTATAACTTTTTTGTATTCTCTTGTTCTTCGGATACAATTCGATCCTTCTACGGCCAAATCTCAATTTGTGGAAAGCCTTCGATGGCTTCCTTATGAAAACATCAATTTGGATTTGGGTATAGACGGTATCTCTTTATTCTTCGTGATATTGACCACATTTCTGATCCCTATTTGCATTTTAGTGGGTTGGTCTGGTATGAGAAGTTATGGGAAAGAGTATATTACAGCATTTCTAATTCGTGAATTTCTAATGATCGCCGTGTTCCGCATGCTGGATCTTCTACTATTCTATGTTCTTCTCGAAAGCGTGCCAATCCCTATGTTGTGCGGAGCTGAGCATCTTCTATTCGCTGGGATAAGGCTTTTCCTCTGCAGGGGCCTTGTGCAGTAA